The DNA segment GCCACGTTATCATGAAAGGAAATGCCAACGAATGGACTTTACTGCCTCTTCGATACACCCGTCACGTAAAAGCAGAACGCGGTGAAAACGGAGGAAAAAATCAACTTACAGGTGCTTACGGAGCCGATGTATACATCGAAGTTCCGATCGGGACGATTGCGAAGAATGAAGACGGCGAAATCATCGGGGAAATTCTGGAAGACGGACAGGAAATCATCCTGATGGAAGGCGGAATGGGCGGAAAAGGAAACGAGCATTTCAAATCATCCACCAACCAGACGCCAAGATTTGCTCAACCGGGAATGGACGGCCAGGAAGGCTATGTAACTTTTGAGCTTAAAATTCTTGCCGATGTAGGGCTTGTAGGATTCCCGAATGCCGGAAAATCTACTCTTTTGGCTTCTGTTTCTGCAGCCAAACCAAAAATTGCAGATTATGCCTTCACAACCCTGACTCCTAATCTGGGAATTGTAGATTACAGAAATTACAAGTCTTTTGTAATGGCGGATATTCCGGGAATTATTGAAGGCGCTGCGGAAGGTAAAGGTTTGGGACACCGATTTTTAAGGCATATTGAAAGAAATTCAATCTTATTATTTTTAATTCCTGCCGATTCTGAAGATCATTTTCAGGAGTTTAAAATACTGGAAAATGAATTAAAGGAATATAATCCCGAACTGCTGGATAAAGATTTTATTGTTTCTATTTCAAAGTCAGACCTTCTGGATGATGAGCTGAAAAAGGAAATCTCGGCAGAATTCCCCGAAAACAAACAGCCATTATTTTTCTCCGGTGTTACGGGAGAAGGCCTTACAGAGCTGAAAGATGCGATCTGGAAACAGCTTCATGGATAAGAAATTTTTTAATACTTCATCGGTATTTTCAGAATAAAAGAACCTTGGGAATTAACCCGAGGTTCAGCTTTTTAGAATATAAGTGCCAATTAAATCTTATTCGATGGGTTATATTTAAATAAATTTAATTCTGAATATTTTTCTTTGTTAAATTTATGTTATCGCCTTTCAATACTTGTTTTTCGGAATAATTATTGAATAATTCAATCCAAATTTTAAAATTATGAAATATATATTCGGTCTTTTTGCTTTTATCGTTTTATTTTCATGCAATTCCCAGAAAATGAATTCAAAATATTCTACTATTGAATATGAAGCAACGCCCTGCTTTGGGTTTTGCCCGGTTTTTAAGATGACCATCAATGCCGACCGAACGGCTGTTTTTGAAGCGGAACATTTTAATTTCAGCGACAGGCCTTCAAAAGATGAATTCTCGAAACCGCGCGAAGGAACATTCAAAGGAACGATTAAGCAGGAAGATTACAATAAGCTTATCTCTATGCTTGACGGATTGGATGTAAAAAACCTGAATGATAATTATGGTGAAAAGAATGTAACGGATCTTCCCTCTTCCCATCTGAGAATAAAATTTGCGGACGGAACTTCAAAACATGTGGAAGATTATGGTAAACACGGAAGTGAAAAACTATCTGAACTGTACAAATTTTTTGAGGATCTGAGAAAGAACCAACAGTGGACGAAAGTGAATTAATACCATTAAAAATATTTAAACTACCTTTGCAAAATATAATTCCTTCAAAATGAAGGAATTTTTATTGTAATTATAAAAAAAACAATTCATTTGAATTTTACAGATCTAAATTTAATAGAACCTATTGCCAAAGCAATTCAGGAACAAGGATATACCAACCCTACCCCAATCCAGGAAAAATCAATTCCGGAAATTACGAAAGGAAGGGATTTTTTAGGATGCGCACAGACAGGAACAGGAAAAACGGCTGCTTTTGCCATTCCTATTCTTCAGAATCTTTCTCAGAATAAATTTCCAAATAAACATATCAAGGCTTTAATTTTAACGCCCACAAGAGAGCTGGCTATCCAGATTGAAGAAAACATCAAGGCTTACGGAAAATATTTACCGCTGAAGCATCTTGTTATTTTCGGAGGTGTAAAACAGGGAAACCAGGAAACTGCTCTGAAAAAAGGAGTTGACATTCTTGTTGCTACTCCGGGAAGATTGCTGGACTTTATTGCCCAGGGAATCATCAGCTTAAAAAACCTTGAAATCTTTGTATTGGACGAAGCCGACAGAATGCTGGACATGGGCTTTGTACACGATGTAAAAAGAATCATTAAACTATTACCACAAAAAAGGCAAACCTTATTTTTTTCTGCCACCATGCCTGCAGAGATACAGAAACTGGCAGATTCTATCCTGAACAATCCTGTAAAAGTGGAGGTAACGCCTGTTTCATCAACTGCAGATACCATAAAGCAGTCGGTTTATTTTGTGGAAAAGGACAATAAGCTGAATCTTTTAACGCATATTCTGAAGAATGATATTTCCGATTCTGTTCTTGTTTTTTCGAGAACAAAACACGGGGCCGATAAAATTGCAAGAAAACTTCAGAAAGATCAGATCACGACAGAAGCAATTCATGGTAATAAGTCGCAGAATGCACGTCAGAACGCATTAAATAATTTTAAATCCGGTAAAACAAGGGTTTTAGTGGCGACTGATATTGCGGCGAGGGGAATTGATATTGATGAGCTTAAATTTGTGATTAATTTCGAGCTTTCCGATGTTTCTGAAACGTATGTTCACC comes from the Chryseobacterium nepalense genome and includes:
- the obgE gene encoding GTPase ObgE, producing MSNFVDYVKIHCKSGHGGAGSAHLRREKYIPKGGPDGGDGGRGGHVIMKGNANEWTLLPLRYTRHVKAERGENGGKNQLTGAYGADVYIEVPIGTIAKNEDGEIIGEILEDGQEIILMEGGMGGKGNEHFKSSTNQTPRFAQPGMDGQEGYVTFELKILADVGLVGFPNAGKSTLLASVSAAKPKIADYAFTTLTPNLGIVDYRNYKSFVMADIPGIIEGAAEGKGLGHRFLRHIERNSILLFLIPADSEDHFQEFKILENELKEYNPELLDKDFIVSISKSDLLDDELKKEISAEFPENKQPLFFSGVTGEGLTELKDAIWKQLHG
- a CDS encoding DUF6438 domain-containing protein, which gives rise to MKYIFGLFAFIVLFSCNSQKMNSKYSTIEYEATPCFGFCPVFKMTINADRTAVFEAEHFNFSDRPSKDEFSKPREGTFKGTIKQEDYNKLISMLDGLDVKNLNDNYGEKNVTDLPSSHLRIKFADGTSKHVEDYGKHGSEKLSELYKFFEDLRKNQQWTKVN
- a CDS encoding DEAD/DEAH box helicase — protein: MNFTDLNLIEPIAKAIQEQGYTNPTPIQEKSIPEITKGRDFLGCAQTGTGKTAAFAIPILQNLSQNKFPNKHIKALILTPTRELAIQIEENIKAYGKYLPLKHLVIFGGVKQGNQETALKKGVDILVATPGRLLDFIAQGIISLKNLEIFVLDEADRMLDMGFVHDVKRIIKLLPQKRQTLFFSATMPAEIQKLADSILNNPVKVEVTPVSSTADTIKQSVYFVEKDNKLNLLTHILKNDISDSVLVFSRTKHGADKIARKLQKDQITTEAIHGNKSQNARQNALNNFKSGKTRVLVATDIAARGIDIDELKFVINFELSDVSETYVHRIGRTGRAGAEGTSISFVDGLDLLNLKNTEKLIGKKIPVIKDHPFHTDDLVVQKRDSNNKPFNPGSDKPKPARSGSGAPRSKNRNKPDSPAAPTGFKKPKNKNFTRKK